In Borrelia hispanica CRI, the genomic stretch GCAATAGCAATCTCTGCTGCATTTTTTGCTTTATCAATTTCATCAACATTAACAGCTTCAGAGGACTTAGCAATAGCTTGTAATATATCAGCACCACTTACTGCCCCTACTGATGCACTCGCCTTAGCTGCCTCAGTATCTTGAGCTCTATCATCATTTTTCTTTGCAAATAACTGTCCAACTTTCTTCTTATCAGAATCAATTGTCTTATCAGCTTTTTCATCTCCTTCATTCTCTTTCAAAACTACACCAACAATAGTCCTAATACCCTTAACAAGTAAATTGACACTTGTAGTGTCCGCCGCTACAGCATCCTGACCTTCTTTCACAGCATTTCCAATAGCATCACCACCAGTAGCCCCTTTTGCAGCTTCTTTTGCTCCCTCAGCAATCTTATCTACAGTCCCACTAATAAACTGCTCAACAACTGTTTTAACTTTTTCATATTGCCCATTCTTTTCTAAAATTTCGTTTAACTTTGCTTTAGTAGTTTGCATACTCTTCTCAATATCACTAAAATATTTCCCTATTTCACTTTTCTTTGTGTCCGCTTTTATTCCCAATGTCCCTGTAATCATATC encodes the following:
- a CDS encoding variable large family protein yields the protein DMITGTLGIKADTKKSEIGKYFSDIEKSMQTTKAKLNEILEKNGQYEKVKTVVEQFISGTVDKIAEGAKEAAKGATGGDAIGNAVKEGQDAVAADTTSVNLLVKGIRTIVGVVLKENEGDEKADKTIDSDKKKVGQLFAKKNDDRAQDTEAAKASASVGAVSGADILQAIAKSSEAVNVDEIDKAKNAAEIAIAPAKDDKKEVAVESAKKDAVIAAGIALRAMAKDGKFASKQNEEKSANAVNGAVSSSVNKVLSTLVIGIRNRVNEGLKEINKMLGEIKQGEGSVAKINE